A region of Faecalibacterium taiwanense DNA encodes the following proteins:
- a CDS encoding transposon-transfer assisting family protein — MKNFTVEELNLMCCFNTSSRKRLIDDMKSVTLNDMDSEIAELMYKTIRKLEAMTDAEFEELYIMPDGMMDD, encoded by the coding sequence ATGAAAAACTTTACCGTAGAAGAACTCAACCTGATGTGCTGCTTCAATACGTCCAGCCGCAAGCGGCTGATCGACGATATGAAGAGCGTCACCCTGAACGACATGGACAGCGAGATCGCAGAGCTGATGTATAAGACCATCCGGAAGCTCGAAGCCATGACGGACGCAGAGTTTGAGGAACTGTATATCATGCCGGACGGCATGATGGATGACTGA